A segment of the Populus alba chromosome 9, ASM523922v2, whole genome shotgun sequence genome:
taatatatttctaaataaaaattattttaaaaaataattttaattatattcataACCACTCTCTAAAATTTCACTGCCTGTATTGCCTTGGAGTGTGTGCTTGACACTTTCTGATTTAGGTTTGGCTAAGCTGATAAATTCAAGTACATGATTAAGAAGTTAACTAGgagtttttgatattatataggggttgttttttattttttaaaatttattttagatattagattattttatcttgaactttttattttgttaaacatattattttcactctttaaccacatttcatccttcaattaaTAGTAGATAAAGAAATCCACACCAACCATTTATGGTGAAATAGACTTTCCCGCCCTATCATTTATCATGAGAAAATGTCAGCTCATATTTTCAGTAGCCAACCCTATCTAATTTCCTTTTTTAACAAAGACCCTGAAAAGTTGATAGGGAAagtcttcatatatatatatatatataaaagtattttatatgtattttaattaataattttataagtttttattaatcgAAACTACAGAACTTGAATTTCAAACTggataataagtttttttaccctaaatttttattattggaccGCATCTTAATAGATGGTTGGATTTGTGATAATTGTGAGTGTATAGGGAGTGGACCAgttccttttcaattttcattgcCCTCATCGGCACTGCAACGATGCATGACAGAACTATTTTTGTCCGTAAAAGGTCAGTGACTTGTACGGTTCCAGAAATTGGGCCCATCATGCTTATGTTCATGGATGGAAGTTGTTTGGAGATGAGAATCTAGCCTCCTCTGAAAGACTGAAACTGTATGTGACTTCACTTTCCTTGACAGGACGTTTGATCTACCGTTAGTTTTAAGGACTAATTGAGCCCATATActactaattaattataatctaaaaataatatatcttgttttattttttttattttgatcataatAATTTGATCTGGCTGTTTAATTAGTACTCTATTTTTATTCTATAGGTGGGAGATCCACATGCAGACCATAATTGTTGGGAAAGACCGGAAGACATGGATACTCCGAGGACTGTCTATGCCGTGGATGCACCGAACCCGGCATCTGACGTTGCCGGTGAGACTGCGGCAGCTCTGGCGGCCTCGTCTATGGCATTTCGATCATCGGACCCGGGTTATGCAGAAACATTGTTAAGAAATGCCATGAAGGCCTTCCAATTTGCTGACAGTTATAGAGGAGCTTACAGTGACAACTCCGATATAAGAGATGGTGCATGCCCGTTCTATTGTGATTTTGATGGTTATCAAGTAAGCAGACACCGCTTTGATTAATTAGCAGTATGCTATCTACAAGCTCTCCTTTTCCCCCTTCCATTTTAAggattcctaaaaaaaaaaaaaaaaaattgtttttttatttaaatttaatatggtttgaatgttttggatcgttttaatatgttaatatcaaaaataatttttaaaaaataaaaaaaattattaacttgcatttcagcacgaaaaattatttaaaaagcaactattATCACATTATCAAACATATTTTAAGCTTTGTTCGCATGCTTTTGTCTCCTGGGATCTATTTTACATAGTTTTTGGACTTTGGATAAaggatttattaaattaataaatccatCCTGATCATATTCTATTTTGTCTGGTTTCATCAGGATGAGTTGCTATGGGGAGCAGCCTGGCTTAGAAGGGCATCTTCTGATGACACTTACCTTAGTTACTTGCAGAATAATGGCAAGACCCTTGGTGCTGATGACAACATTAATGAGTTTGGCTGGGACAACAAACATGCTGGTCTTAATGTTCTTGTCTCCAAGGTTAGCGGGAGATTAATTTGACGAAGCTCCCTGATGCTCATCAGTTTGTCACTGGGActtgatattgttttaattattgtgCTGTAGGAAGTTCTAGAAGGAAACATGTACTCTCTCCAATCGTACAAAGCATCGGCCGATAGCTTCATGTGCACCCTTATACCTGAATCATCGTCCTCGCACATAGAATACAGTCCCGGTGGCCTCATCTACAAGCCAGGAGGGAGCAACCTGCAGCATGCAACAACAATTTCCTTCTTGCTAGTTGCTTATGCAAATTACCTCGAAAGAACATCCCAAGCGGTCAACTGTGGAGATGTCAATGTCGGTCCATATTCGCTTCGTCAACAAGCGAAGAGGCAAGTTGATTACATTTTAGGGGATAACCCTATGGGGTTATCTTATATGGTCGGATATAGTGATCGTTATCCTCAACGGATTCATCACCGTGGCTCGTCGTTGCCGTCGGTTAAGGATCACCCTGAATTTATAGCTTGCAAGGAGGGTTCAGTCTACTTTAACTCATCAAATCCCAACCCTAATGTTCATGTTGGGGCCATTGTGGGTGGACCTAGTCAAGATGATTCGTATGATGATAATCGAGACGATTTTAGAAAGTCCGAGCCAACGACTTATATTAATGCACCATTTGTTGGCGTGCTCGCTTATTTTGCAGCAAATCCCAGTTTGAGTTGAGGCAAACAAGGCTCAACTCGGTACATAAGCCAATGCTTATTGGCGTTTGAAAGTAGGAAGAATGTCTCTCATCTTGGCGAAAGCAGCAAGAGTGTAGAGGCTTGTTAGTTGCCGAATTTAAGACATTGGATCGCAAAAAGCTCGTTGAGAATTTCGAGAAAGCAAGGAAGGGAAGATGATCTCGAGATGCAAAATCCCATTGTGGCTACAATTGATCTGAAAAGAGGAAATCAAATTTTCAACTTCTTATTACTTACTTGCCTCATCTTGCActtgtttttctcatttcattttGAATTATCTACGTGAACATGTATAAATTCCACGGTCAAGCTTTTGATCAATTAATCTTTAAAGATTTGATTGATGGTTGAAAAAGTTTGTTGTCTCCCTAGATTCAATCTTGGAGGCcagaattagaaaaattaataaatttttattaacataacaAGCCATTATAGAAAATACATCCTTCAAATTGTTCAAAAAATCTTAGTCTGTGTTGATATTTACATCAACtcgaagaataaaaaaactttcaatcaatttaaaggCATGCGATGTGTTTTATTCAATGACTTTATGTAGGCACCCTTTTACCGATTCTTGCTTGTAAGAATTTAATTCCGCCCTTAGGATAATTTTTGTTAGATTGCGTAAGCTTATTTAAGAGTGagattgtgattttattttaaataattttttatttaaaaatatattaaaataatatattttttattttttataaattatttttgatatcagcgcatcaaattaaataatttaaaaatatcaaaaaatattaattttaaaaaaataaaaataaattttaaaaaaaaaatacttaaaaaataaaaaaagcctaTAATTTTCCTGCTTATAGCCAACTTtttcttaaaactttttaaatttaaatccacGATAACAACATTTGGAAAAAAATGCACCTATCAAGATGTTTCTTTCAATCATTTCaggtttttttgtgattttgttgATTAAAACGCGTGGCGTGACTTTGATGGGCCAGACATGTTTACCAGAGTAGGCAAAATAGGCCAGATGGCCTGATGCCCATTGATTATGATCATATGAAGAAAGGGTAAGAGGCACTGACAGCTACTTTGGAGGTGTTTAGAAAACATATTGGTTgcagttaatattttttatctgaaaatatattaaaataataattttttgatattattataataaaataattttaaaatataaaacaatagcttttaaaaaaattaaaattttgaaaaaacataattttaatccCATTACCAAACACCGGCAGGCTTATTATTACATGAGGAGTCTAGTGAGCCAACAAGTTCCTCTTTTACGAACGGTTATACATTAATTTTATGGATCACCGAACAATATTAAAGCTCATTTATTGGCCGAGTACCTGTCATTCTGTTCCCCGTCTACCGTACTTACTGGTTTCACAGGTTGCGGCACCATGGATTCATTAATATTTGGAAACGCGGTacgtttttaaaaatttaattttttttaaataaattatatatatattaatcaataCTCTAAAGACATGGAAAAAATACTGTACCTTTCTTCACACCTTTtactttcttcatttttaatatattatatcattgtaattattatatcataataattattattattattatattatatatacgcCTTTCACTTCCcccatttttaatatattatattattataattattatattatattataattattattatattataccatatactaaaaattaaatgaaatgctaaattgttttcttcttttttatttttttcttttaattaatttttttgtttgatcccgggtttgatgagttagcatggtttgacgagttaacctggatttatttttctttttaattttttttttcatttagtttaatttgttaatgttaaatttctttatatttaattatcaaactttcatgacacgtattccgcgtttgacgagttaacttggtttgacgggttaacccggttaattttggataaacccgtcaattttttttttctatttagttatcaaacttttatgaagCGGATTCtaaatttgacgggttaacctggtttaaagggttaacccagttaattcaattttttttctttttcttcattagtttttttcttcttgttgtttttttctttttaattgatctatttaattatcacactttcatgacacgaccttataacTAGACCCCCATCTAATACTCCTAGGTCCGGTGTTTCAGTCAAGCTCATTTAAACTTAAgtaatgtaagtttaatattattattaatattgtaaaTAGTATTCCTGGGTCAAGCGTTGCAGCTAGACCCAAAGCTTTTTGGTATATATTTGCAAAA
Coding sequences within it:
- the LOC118058967 gene encoding endoglucanase 24 → MSNLPRIHCFLLLTTLLTLLPLSQSSYHEYREALSKSILFFEGQRSGYLPQDQRVTWRANSGLSDGRTYNTELTGGYYDAGDNVKFGFPMAFTTTMLSWSVIEFGDLMPPNELRNSLVAIRWATDYLLKTVSQPNRIFVQVGDPHADHNCWERPEDMDTPRTVYAVDAPNPASDVAGETAAALAASSMAFRSSDPGYAETLLRNAMKAFQFADSYRGAYSDNSDIRDGACPFYCDFDGYQDELLWGAAWLRRASSDDTYLSYLQNNGKTLGADDNINEFGWDNKHAGLNVLVSKEVLEGNMYSLQSYKASADSFMCTLIPESSSSHIEYSPGGLIYKPGGSNLQHATTISFLLVAYANYLERTSQAVNCGDVNVGPYSLRQQAKRQVDYILGDNPMGLSYMVGYSDRYPQRIHHRGSSLPSVKDHPEFIACKEGSVYFNSSNPNPNVHVGAIVGGPSQDDSYDDNRDDFRKSEPTTYINAPFVGVLAYFAANPSLS